Proteins encoded together in one Bosea sp. (in: a-proteobacteria) window:
- a CDS encoding ABC transporter substrate-binding protein yields MNARSSVKLGIVTAIGLLLSSSLALAQQKISIGLASASLPGGAARLVKQMGFFEKHGIDATVIPMENDTIAVSGMLAGSLQFVSTAGNQIVVSRSRNLDIVALRAVYSNFAGVLVLSKAAAGKLPDTAKASLNDRLKALDGLLIASPGPTSSYTAVLAPAKQAGAKVRFTYMAQSAMVVALESGAIQGFVASAPFYAQPTVNGTGVVWISGVKGEFDYAPAAASVLSTTSAFAKANPDVVKRVIAAFEDFAKALDERPADVKTAIAAIFPTLDAKLLDVLYTSEAQGFHGRPVTIEDMKREIEFTKASGVPLPNIDTLDPAAMIFQTKAN; encoded by the coding sequence ATGAACGCACGTAGCTCGGTAAAGCTGGGCATCGTCACGGCTATCGGCCTGCTTTTATCATCTAGCTTGGCGCTCGCTCAGCAAAAGATCTCAATTGGTCTGGCCTCTGCGAGCCTTCCCGGTGGAGCCGCCCGGCTTGTCAAGCAGATGGGCTTCTTCGAGAAGCACGGGATCGACGCGACCGTCATCCCGATGGAGAATGACACCATAGCCGTGTCGGGAATGCTTGCGGGCTCGCTTCAGTTCGTGTCGACGGCGGGCAACCAGATTGTTGTAAGTCGCTCACGCAATCTCGATATCGTGGCTCTGCGGGCCGTTTACAGCAACTTTGCTGGCGTTCTGGTCCTCTCGAAGGCGGCCGCTGGCAAGCTGCCTGATACGGCTAAGGCGTCCCTTAACGACAGGCTGAAGGCCCTGGACGGCCTGCTAATCGCTTCGCCTGGACCGACATCGTCCTATACGGCGGTCCTTGCTCCAGCCAAGCAGGCCGGCGCCAAGGTGCGCTTCACGTACATGGCACAATCAGCAATGGTGGTGGCTTTGGAAAGCGGGGCGATCCAGGGCTTCGTAGCTAGCGCGCCGTTCTACGCTCAGCCCACAGTCAATGGCACTGGAGTGGTCTGGATCAGCGGCGTCAAGGGCGAGTTTGACTATGCTCCCGCGGCAGCGTCGGTGCTCAGCACCACCAGCGCATTCGCTAAAGCCAATCCGGACGTCGTTAAGCGCGTCATCGCCGCATTTGAGGATTTCGCCAAAGCGTTGGATGAGCGGCCTGCCGACGTAAAAACTGCCATAGCAGCAATTTTCCCCACGCTTGATGCCAAGCTCCTTGATGTTCTCTACACCAGCGAAGCGCAGGGCTTTCACGGACGCCCCGTGACCATTGAAGATATGAAGCGGGAGATCGAGTTCACCAAGGCCAGCGGCGTCCCGCTGCCTAACATCGACACCCTCGATCCCGCAGCGATGATCTTCCAAACCAAAGCGAACTGA
- a CDS encoding CaiB/BaiF CoA-transferase family protein, translating to MACTGFPDRPPVKAGAALCDFFGGTHLYGAAVTALLEAQRTGQGRVVEVAMLEAVFPTLSSPLGLYHALGNQSPPRTGNRHNGMAESPYNVYPASDGWVALFCVSDAHFSGLATAMEMPDLPQDARFLTLKDRVSNMDELDALIAAWTGRHSKSELLGILHRLRVPCAPVREIDEVVNDPHMHERGTLQKVDHPDLGNVVLTTGPLRFEGSETREIAPSKGIGADNADIFQGWLGLTADEFESLRAEGAF from the coding sequence ATGGCCTGCACGGGCTTTCCCGATCGCCCTCCAGTTAAAGCAGGCGCTGCCCTTTGTGACTTCTTCGGGGGCACGCACCTTTACGGTGCCGCCGTGACTGCTCTCCTCGAGGCTCAGCGCACCGGGCAAGGCCGGGTGGTTGAAGTGGCGATGCTTGAGGCGGTTTTTCCAACGCTGAGCTCGCCGCTAGGACTCTATCACGCGCTCGGGAATCAATCGCCCCCGCGGACTGGCAATCGCCATAACGGCATGGCTGAATCGCCTTACAACGTTTACCCGGCAAGCGACGGCTGGGTGGCACTGTTCTGTGTGAGTGACGCCCACTTCTCTGGCTTGGCAACTGCCATGGAGATGCCTGATCTCCCGCAGGATGCCCGGTTCCTTACGCTCAAAGACCGCGTTAGCAACATGGATGAGCTCGATGCGCTGATCGCAGCGTGGACCGGGCGCCACTCAAAATCCGAGCTTCTCGGCATTCTGCATCGCCTGCGTGTCCCTTGCGCTCCGGTTCGCGAGATCGACGAAGTCGTCAATGACCCGCACATGCACGAGCGGGGGACGCTGCAGAAGGTTGATCACCCTGACCTTGGCAATGTCGTTCTAACCACCGGCCCGCTGCGCTTTGAGGGGTCCGAAACGCGCGAGATCGCTCCGAGCAAAGGGATCGGTGCGGACAATGCCGACATCTTCCAGGGATGGCTTGGATTGACCGCGGACGAATTCGAAAGCCTGCGCGCTGAAGGCGCCTTCTGA
- a CDS encoding NAD(P)-dependent oxidoreductase, which produces MKIGFIGLGTMGRGMAANLLKTGHPVVVHDLFPKAAEKHIENGAQWADTPKALAEQSDVVFTSLPTPADVEAVVQAENGLAAGLRSGSAWFDLSTNSVDVMRRLHASLSEKGVSVFDAPVSGGPAGAASGRMAIWVGGDQEVFEKFKPILDAMADQILLIGPIGAGTIAKLVHNCASAAMSAVQVEVLSMGVKAGLDPLPLWEAIRQGAIGRQRTFEKLGTRFLPGKFDPPSFALKLVHKDIMLALQMGREFNVPMRLCNLVGQEITEALNRGWGDRDAQSFMLLQQERAGIPYIEVPMEKIKAVMEKS; this is translated from the coding sequence ATGAAGATTGGATTCATCGGCCTAGGGACGATGGGCCGCGGCATGGCAGCCAATCTGCTTAAGACTGGCCATCCGGTTGTCGTTCACGATCTCTTCCCAAAGGCAGCCGAGAAGCACATCGAAAACGGCGCTCAATGGGCTGATACCCCGAAGGCACTTGCCGAGCAGTCTGATGTCGTTTTTACATCGCTCCCTACTCCGGCGGACGTTGAGGCTGTGGTGCAGGCAGAGAATGGCCTCGCCGCAGGGCTTCGAAGCGGATCGGCCTGGTTCGATCTGTCCACGAACTCAGTGGACGTTATGCGGCGCCTTCACGCCAGCTTGAGCGAGAAGGGGGTTAGTGTCTTCGACGCCCCTGTAAGCGGCGGGCCTGCCGGCGCTGCCAGCGGGCGAATGGCCATCTGGGTTGGTGGGGATCAAGAGGTCTTCGAGAAGTTCAAGCCCATTCTTGATGCGATGGCAGACCAGATACTTCTCATTGGGCCTATCGGCGCCGGAACAATCGCGAAGCTCGTCCACAACTGTGCAAGCGCGGCGATGAGCGCCGTTCAAGTGGAAGTGTTGTCGATGGGTGTCAAAGCAGGTCTGGATCCACTCCCGCTGTGGGAGGCTATCCGACAGGGTGCGATAGGCCGACAGCGCACATTCGAAAAACTGGGAACGAGGTTCCTTCCGGGAAAATTTGACCCGCCAAGCTTTGCGCTCAAGCTGGTGCACAAGGACATCATGCTCGCTCTGCAGATGGGCCGCGAGTTCAACGTACCGATGCGTCTTTGCAATTTGGTTGGGCAGGAGATCACTGAGGCCCTGAATCGCGGTTGGGGCGATCGCGATGCCCAATCCTTCATGCTGCTTCAACAGGAGCGGGCGGGCATCCCTTACATCGAAGTGCCGATGGAGAAGATCAAGGCGGTGATGGAGAAATCCTGA
- a CDS encoding acyl-CoA dehydrogenase family protein, which produces MSFEETDDQRAIREGVRAVAERFDDSYWLARDEDGKFPFEFHRAMAEAGWLGITMPEEYGGSGLGVSEAAIMMNEIAQHGGGMASVSTVHINLFGPHPIIVYGTDAQKKRWIPRLVSGEDQVCFGVTEPDAGLDTTRIRTFAKRTDGGYVVRGQKIWTTTAQVANKILLLTRTTPYEDCKKPTDGITVFYTDLDRAKIAVTRIPKMGRKAVDSNSIFIDDLFVPEEDRIGEEGKGFSYLLHSLNPERILVASEAIGIGQDALRRASRYACERVVFNRQIGKNQAIQFPLAESWMELEAAFTMVRKAAWLYDNKKSCAPEANAAKLLGARAAHQACERAVFTHGGLGYAKEYHVERLYREVILTRLAPISEQLILSFIGEKVLGMPKSY; this is translated from the coding sequence ATGAGCTTCGAAGAAACCGATGATCAGAGGGCTATCCGGGAGGGTGTTCGTGCAGTCGCCGAACGCTTCGACGACAGCTATTGGCTAGCCAGGGATGAGGACGGTAAATTTCCGTTCGAGTTTCACCGAGCGATGGCGGAGGCCGGCTGGCTCGGGATCACCATGCCGGAGGAATATGGCGGATCAGGCTTGGGAGTGTCTGAAGCCGCTATCATGATGAACGAAATCGCCCAGCATGGCGGGGGGATGGCCTCCGTTTCGACTGTACACATCAATCTGTTTGGGCCACATCCGATCATTGTCTATGGGACCGATGCTCAGAAAAAGCGTTGGATTCCAAGGTTGGTGTCCGGTGAGGATCAAGTCTGCTTCGGCGTAACGGAGCCCGACGCGGGGCTAGATACGACCCGCATCCGCACTTTCGCTAAAAGGACAGACGGCGGATATGTCGTCAGAGGCCAGAAGATCTGGACGACGACCGCGCAGGTTGCCAACAAGATCCTCCTCCTAACCCGAACGACCCCTTACGAGGACTGCAAGAAGCCGACCGACGGCATCACCGTCTTCTACACAGATTTGGATAGGGCCAAGATCGCAGTCACCCGCATCCCCAAGATGGGCCGAAAAGCGGTCGACTCAAATTCGATCTTCATCGACGATCTCTTCGTCCCGGAAGAGGATCGTATCGGCGAGGAGGGCAAAGGCTTCTCCTACCTACTTCACAGCCTAAATCCGGAGCGCATTCTGGTTGCCTCCGAAGCAATCGGTATTGGGCAGGACGCCCTTCGGCGCGCGTCTCGATATGCCTGTGAGCGGGTCGTTTTCAATCGGCAAATCGGCAAGAATCAAGCGATTCAATTTCCCCTAGCGGAGAGCTGGATGGAGCTTGAGGCCGCCTTTACAATGGTTCGGAAGGCCGCTTGGCTATATGACAATAAAAAATCATGCGCTCCCGAGGCGAACGCGGCAAAATTGTTGGGCGCAAGAGCCGCACACCAAGCATGTGAAAGGGCGGTCTTCACACACGGCGGCTTGGGCTACGCCAAAGAATATCATGTCGAGCGGCTATACCGTGAAGTCATTCTAACCCGTTTGGCACCAATCTCCGAGCAGCTTATTCTTTCGTTTATCGGCGAAAAAGTTCTTGGAATGCCCAAGAGCTACTAG
- a CDS encoding IS3 family transposase (programmed frameshift), with protein sequence MTGSYPKVEVLTGPERRRRWSVAEKLEIVAQTREAGVTVSLVARRCGVSPNQLFTWRRLAEQGALTATAAEEEVVPASAFREQQEQIRELQRLLGKKTLEVEILKDALELGGGYKKTEIAVAVAAQGRFAMNTVAATLDVARSHLAARLAQRTAGRSPQRRGRPPLPEEALLAEIETVIEDMPTYGYARVWARLRRKALTEGRAPANRKRVYRVMKVNGLLLERHAGGVERRHDGRIAVERSNLRWCSDGFEIGCDNGEKVRVAFALDCCDREAIGHVATTEGIKGEDVCDLMVTAVEHRFGKVNRLPQTIEWLTDNGSCYIAGPTRRFARDIGLEPLTTPVQSPQSNGMAEAFVRTFKRDYVSVNPIPDAKTVMLALPEWFDHYNELHPHRSLGYRSPREFIAAHAAP encoded by the exons ATGACTGGTTCTTATCCGAAGGTTGAGGTCCTGACCGGGCCTGAGCGGCGTCGCCGGTGGTCGGTTGCGGAGAAGTTGGAGATCGTCGCGCAGACGCGCGAGGCGGGTGTCACGGTCAGCCTTGTGGCACGCCGGTGCGGCGTGTCGCCGAACCAGCTTTTCACGTGGCGGCGGCTTGCCGAGCAAGGGGCGCTGACCGCGACGGCGGCCGAGGAGGAAGTGGTCCCGGCCTCCGCCTTCCGGGAGCAGCAGGAGCAAATCCGCGAATTGCAGCGGCTCCTGGGCAAGAAGACCCTGGAGGTGGAAATCCTGAAGGACGCCCTCGAACTGG GCGGAGGATATAAAAAAACGGAGATTGCGGTCGCTGTCGCTGCCCAAGGACGGTTTGCCATGAACACCGTCGCCGCGACGCTGGACGTGGCCCGTTCGCATCTCGCCGCCCGGCTGGCGCAGCGGACGGCCGGGCGCTCTCCCCAGCGCAGAGGCCGTCCGCCCCTGCCGGAAGAGGCGCTCCTGGCCGAGATCGAGACGGTCATCGAGGACATGCCAACCTACGGCTATGCTCGCGTCTGGGCCAGATTGCGCCGCAAAGCCCTGACCGAGGGCCGTGCGCCCGCCAATCGCAAGCGCGTCTATCGGGTGATGAAGGTCAACGGCCTTCTGCTCGAACGCCATGCCGGTGGGGTCGAGCGCCGTCACGACGGCCGCATCGCCGTCGAACGCTCCAACCTGCGCTGGTGCTCGGACGGCTTCGAGATCGGCTGCGACAACGGCGAAAAGGTCCGCGTCGCCTTCGCGCTCGATTGCTGCGACCGGGAAGCCATTGGCCATGTCGCCACCACCGAGGGCATCAAGGGCGAAGATGTCTGCGACCTCATGGTCACCGCCGTCGAGCACCGCTTCGGCAAGGTCAACCGCCTGCCGCAGACCATCGAATGGCTGACCGATAACGGCTCCTGCTACATCGCAGGTCCGACCCGCCGCTTTGCCCGCGATATCGGCCTGGAGCCGCTCACAACTCCGGTCCAGAGCCCGCAGAGCAACGGCATGGCCGAAGCCTTCGTGCGAACCTTCAAGCGCGACTACGTCTCGGTGAATCCCATCCCCGATGCCAAAACCGTCATGCTCGCCCTGCCGGAATGGTTCGACCACTACAACGAGCTTCACCCGCACAGGTCGCTCGGATATCGTTCACCCCGCGAGTTCATCGCGGCCCATGCAGCACCGTGA
- a CDS encoding NAD(P)-dependent oxidoreductase, whose amino-acid sequence MKVGFIGLGAMGRGIAANIRKADYPLVVHDLNAESADAVIKAGAVWASSPAEVAKSADVVFTSLPMPADVEAVAYGDKGLLSGLRKGAAWIDVSTNSLEVVKRLDAATTERGGHFMDAPLGGVPTNAAAGTLTIWVGGEQAQYEKHKPLLEAISDRTVYMGSAGAATITKLAQNMASCAINSVILEILTMGVKAGVELLPLWEGLRSGKLGQSRPFDNIAPRLLPGKFDPPSFQLRLVQKDINLALQLGRESNVPMRICNIVAQDIAEAMNRGWATRDAQSFLSIQPERAGLPPFEVPMDQIQAVLDRS is encoded by the coding sequence ATGAAGGTTGGTTTTATCGGCTTGGGTGCGATGGGCCGCGGCATCGCGGCGAATATTCGAAAAGCGGATTACCCGCTTGTCGTTCACGATCTGAATGCCGAGTCTGCCGATGCAGTTATAAAGGCTGGGGCAGTATGGGCCTCGAGCCCCGCCGAGGTCGCCAAATCAGCCGATGTTGTCTTCACCTCGTTGCCTATGCCCGCGGACGTCGAGGCGGTGGCGTACGGCGACAAGGGTCTCCTGTCTGGCCTCCGAAAAGGCGCGGCATGGATCGACGTTTCCACCAATTCACTGGAGGTTGTTAAGCGGCTCGACGCCGCGACCACCGAACGAGGCGGGCACTTTATGGATGCCCCTTTGGGGGGTGTGCCCACTAACGCGGCGGCAGGAACCTTGACGATTTGGGTCGGGGGCGAACAGGCTCAGTACGAAAAGCACAAGCCTTTGCTCGAAGCGATCAGCGACCGAACGGTTTATATGGGTTCGGCCGGCGCGGCGACGATCACCAAGTTGGCTCAGAATATGGCCTCATGCGCCATCAACTCCGTCATCCTTGAGATCCTGACGATGGGAGTAAAGGCGGGCGTCGAACTCCTGCCACTGTGGGAAGGGCTGCGGTCGGGAAAGCTGGGCCAAAGCCGGCCGTTCGACAACATCGCGCCTCGCTTGCTCCCTGGGAAATTCGACCCGCCAAGCTTCCAGCTTCGTCTTGTCCAGAAGGATATCAATCTGGCTCTCCAGCTTGGTCGTGAAAGCAATGTCCCCATGCGGATCTGCAACATTGTCGCCCAGGATATTGCTGAAGCGATGAACCGCGGCTGGGCCACTCGTGATGCCCAAAGCTTCCTATCGATCCAGCCAGAGCGGGCTGGGCTTCCTCCATTTGAAGTTCCCATGGATCAAATCCAGGCTGTCCTGGATCGCAGTTGA
- a CDS encoding SDR family NAD(P)-dependent oxidoreductase codes for MGRLEGKVAFVTGAAGGIGRAICERFVQEGGRVAASDVNSAAVSEWVAANANGHAISIHCDVGDPDSVKKAVGEATRAFGKLNVLCNVAGGSGRSDGTIVQGGEKTIQ; via the coding sequence ATGGGAAGGCTTGAGGGTAAGGTCGCGTTTGTAACCGGCGCGGCAGGCGGCATTGGCCGGGCAATCTGCGAACGTTTTGTTCAGGAGGGTGGCCGTGTGGCAGCGAGCGATGTGAACTCGGCAGCCGTAAGTGAATGGGTTGCTGCTAACGCAAATGGGCATGCCATTTCCATTCACTGTGACGTGGGTGATCCAGATAGCGTGAAGAAGGCCGTTGGCGAGGCAACCAGAGCGTTCGGAAAGCTGAACGTGCTTTGTAATGTCGCCGGCGGCTCCGGGCGTAGCGACGGCACGATTGTGCAGGGCGGTGAGAAAACCATCCAGTGA
- a CDS encoding FAD-binding protein, translating to MTTLLIAEHDNASIKDATAKALSAAAQLGAPVHILVAGQGARAAADAAAKLAGVEKVLLADDAAYGHALAEPLAALIVKLAGGYDAFVAPSTTTGKNVLPRVAALLDVMQVSDVMKIVSPDTFERPVYAGNAIQTVQSSDAKKLMTIRTASFQAAGEGGSAAVEAVSAADNPGNSAFKGEEVAKSDRPELASAKIIISGGRALGSAENFGKVIEPVADKLGAAMGASRAAVDAGYAPNDWQVGQTGKVVAPELYIAVGISGAIQHLAGMKDSKVIVAINKDEEAPIFQIADYGLVGDLFTVLPELDAELGG from the coding sequence ATGACCACGCTGCTGATCGCCGAACACGACAACGCCTCGATCAAGGACGCCACCGCCAAGGCGCTGAGCGCCGCGGCCCAGCTCGGCGCACCCGTGCATATCCTCGTCGCCGGCCAGGGTGCCAGGGCCGCGGCCGATGCCGCCGCCAAGCTCGCCGGCGTCGAGAAGGTGCTGCTCGCCGATGACGCGGCTTACGGCCATGCGCTGGCCGAGCCGCTCGCCGCGCTCATCGTCAAGCTCGCCGGCGGCTACGACGCCTTCGTCGCCCCCTCCACCACGACCGGCAAGAACGTGCTGCCGCGCGTCGCCGCCCTGCTCGACGTGATGCAGGTCTCGGACGTGATGAAGATCGTCTCGCCCGACACCTTCGAGCGCCCGGTCTATGCCGGCAACGCCATCCAGACGGTGCAGTCGAGCGATGCCAAGAAGCTGATGACCATCCGCACCGCCTCCTTCCAGGCGGCGGGCGAAGGCGGCTCGGCCGCGGTCGAGGCGGTTTCCGCCGCTGACAATCCAGGCAACTCCGCCTTCAAGGGCGAGGAGGTCGCCAAGTCCGACCGTCCCGAGCTGGCCTCGGCCAAGATCATCATCTCGGGCGGGCGCGCGCTGGGGTCCGCCGAGAACTTCGGCAAGGTGATCGAACCGGTCGCCGACAAGCTCGGGGCTGCGATGGGCGCCTCGCGCGCCGCGGTCGATGCCGGCTACGCTCCCAACGACTGGCAGGTCGGCCAGACCGGTAAGGTGGTCGCTCCCGAGCTCTACATCGCCGTCGGCATCTCCGGCGCGATCCAGCATCTCGCCGGCATGAAGGACTCCAAGGTCATCGTCGCCATCAACAAGGACGAGGAAGCGCCGATCTTCCAGATCGCCGATTACGGCCTCGTCGGCGACCTCTTCACTGTCCTGCCGGAACTCGACGCGGAACTGGGGGGCTAG
- a CDS encoding helix-turn-helix transcriptional regulator, producing the protein MSFRHERRYRYIDPGLPCRATRPAQMRMAIPKADVFFDPESDFEQKLATLSPAQLQVLTLITSGYLNKQIAAMRGLAEATIKAHLSEILRRLEVRSRTQAAVKFAIYCERMRTQRDCVAAS; encoded by the coding sequence ATGTCTTTTCGCCACGAGCGCCGGTACCGTTACATCGATCCAGGCCTGCCATGCCGTGCTACTCGCCCCGCGCAGATGCGCATGGCTATCCCGAAGGCTGACGTTTTTTTCGACCCAGAGAGCGATTTTGAGCAGAAGCTTGCCACGCTTAGTCCGGCACAATTACAAGTACTTACATTGATCACCAGCGGGTACTTGAATAAGCAAATCGCTGCGATGCGAGGTTTGGCTGAGGCCACCATCAAAGCGCACCTATCAGAGATTCTAAGACGCCTTGAGGTGCGCTCTCGAACTCAAGCGGCGGTAAAATTCGCTATCTACTGTGAGCGGATGCGAACTCAGCGAGATTGCGTAGCTG
- a CDS encoding MmgE/PrpD family protein: protein MSNALLIPPAQFNTGFYVSGLTAPIGVAVAVGNLIGLNEQQLAWAMGLAASQSSGFRGTHGTMTAHFRPGHATKAGVWAALLAAKNFDGPEDALEGSKGFFDVFTSKANLAFAIDGLGTEFELLNNSYKPYPCGIVIHPAIDACLAIRTDANAEGAPAKVTIRANPLALKLTGVRSPKTPLESHVSIYHWVATALLLGKAGIAETKPACLFDPRIQKLRDMVEIVADDSIGQGQAHADVTYESGHSFAAYIQFARGSANRPMSDEEIDQKFTAQAEPVLGSAQAAELRNLARNVIHLEEVGCRIAEMACPQR from the coding sequence ATGAGCAATGCCCTCCTGATTCCGCCCGCGCAGTTCAATACCGGCTTCTATGTGAGTGGCCTCACTGCACCCATAGGCGTTGCTGTCGCAGTCGGAAACTTGATTGGGCTCAACGAGCAACAACTTGCTTGGGCCATGGGGCTGGCTGCATCGCAATCCTCTGGCTTCAGAGGCACACACGGGACAATGACGGCGCATTTCCGCCCAGGCCACGCGACCAAGGCCGGCGTCTGGGCGGCACTGCTAGCTGCCAAGAACTTCGACGGCCCGGAAGACGCACTTGAAGGCAGCAAAGGCTTCTTCGACGTTTTCACATCGAAAGCCAACCTGGCGTTCGCGATCGATGGATTAGGCACTGAGTTTGAGCTGTTGAACAACAGCTATAAGCCCTATCCCTGTGGGATCGTGATACACCCCGCGATCGATGCATGCTTGGCTATCAGAACTGATGCAAACGCCGAGGGCGCTCCGGCGAAAGTCACCATCCGAGCGAATCCGCTGGCTCTCAAGTTAACCGGAGTGCGATCGCCAAAGACTCCATTGGAGTCGCACGTCAGTATCTACCACTGGGTCGCGACGGCGCTTCTTCTGGGCAAGGCGGGGATAGCTGAAACAAAGCCCGCCTGCCTGTTTGACCCACGAATTCAGAAGCTGCGCGATATGGTGGAGATCGTCGCGGATGATTCAATTGGTCAGGGACAGGCGCATGCCGACGTGACCTATGAGAGCGGACACAGCTTTGCAGCCTACATCCAGTTCGCCAGGGGGAGCGCCAACCGACCGATGTCTGATGAGGAGATCGATCAGAAGTTCACCGCTCAAGCTGAGCCGGTTCTAGGCTCCGCTCAGGCTGCCGAACTCCGCAATCTTGCTCGGAATGTAATCCATCTAGAGGAGGTTGGTTGCCGCATCGCCGAAATGGCCTGTCCTCAACGATAA
- a CDS encoding ABC transporter substrate-binding protein codes for MSFLRWLTACVVISIPLTASAQNAAPALQEIVIGLASNALGTAGPRLANELGIFERKGLSVRFVSMDSANAATTALISGSMKIVMSGPGEQVAAQGRGQKVVAIANTFGGMGGSLVVSKAAIEKLGIAPDAPVAQRLKALDGLLIASPSATSAYTISYRGALKDVGANVRFTYMAQPTMAAALESGAIQAYIASAPFWAGPVVRGAGMLWISGPRGDLPAQLTPSSSGTMQMMRDTAEANRDLVAKLNDGLAEFQVALNERPEAVRNALAKLYPDLDAATLDLLFKAEAPGWKTRPLTAQDMDREIAFVKANGVPFETAPEFPGQVSPLK; via the coding sequence ATGTCTTTCTTAAGGTGGCTCACCGCGTGCGTGGTGATCTCTATTCCGCTGACTGCGAGTGCACAAAACGCTGCGCCTGCACTCCAAGAAATCGTTATTGGATTGGCATCGAACGCGCTGGGGACCGCAGGTCCGAGGTTGGCAAATGAGCTTGGAATTTTTGAGCGAAAGGGGCTCAGCGTCCGCTTCGTGAGCATGGATAGCGCAAACGCCGCCACGACCGCTCTGATCTCTGGATCTATGAAGATCGTGATGTCTGGACCCGGTGAGCAGGTAGCCGCTCAAGGCCGCGGGCAAAAGGTCGTCGCCATTGCGAATACCTTTGGAGGGATGGGTGGGTCGCTCGTCGTCTCTAAGGCCGCGATAGAAAAGCTTGGAATTGCGCCAGATGCTCCGGTAGCTCAGCGGCTCAAGGCACTCGACGGCCTTTTGATCGCCTCGCCAAGCGCCACCTCGGCTTACACGATCAGTTATCGCGGAGCACTGAAAGACGTCGGCGCGAACGTGCGATTTACCTACATGGCTCAGCCCACCATGGCTGCCGCCTTGGAAAGCGGCGCTATTCAGGCATATATCGCGAGTGCGCCGTTTTGGGCCGGGCCCGTCGTGCGCGGAGCTGGCATGCTTTGGATCAGCGGCCCTCGCGGTGACTTGCCAGCCCAACTCACTCCATCGAGCTCGGGAACGATGCAGATGATGCGCGACACCGCGGAGGCTAACCGCGATTTGGTCGCCAAGCTGAATGACGGTCTCGCGGAGTTTCAGGTGGCGCTTAACGAGCGTCCGGAAGCGGTCCGGAACGCACTTGCAAAGCTCTATCCCGACCTTGACGCCGCAACGTTGGACTTGCTGTTCAAGGCAGAAGCGCCCGGTTGGAAAACCCGCCCGCTGACTGCGCAAGACATGGACCGCGAAATTGCGTTCGTGAAGGCCAATGGCGTCCCATTTGAAACGGCCCCCGAATTCCCCGGACAGGTCTCACCCTTAAAATAA
- a CDS encoding FadR/GntR family transcriptional regulator: protein MDLSKPSELTDEHEAKSTSVADTLAGNLQRAILKGDFAVGSSLPSERELMANFGVSRTTVREALRILGAHGLVEVRRGRRGGSYVSNERSNSLLKSLDLFIKNQDIRFIDLVFAREGIEPAAAAQAAITCTREQLADLKFHSEECERQCEDFAGFVEANLKWHTSVARASNNPLFLAILTSLTTALHTATNREDFDVATRRAVVGVHWQIYEAIRAGDPNAARRRMARHITAYREKLSASNLEDRDPDYAA, encoded by the coding sequence ATGGACTTGAGTAAGCCGAGCGAACTTACCGACGAGCATGAAGCGAAATCCACGTCGGTAGCGGACACGCTAGCGGGCAATTTGCAGAGAGCAATCTTAAAAGGCGATTTCGCTGTGGGCAGCTCTTTGCCCAGCGAGCGAGAACTGATGGCGAATTTCGGTGTCAGCCGAACGACGGTGCGCGAGGCCCTGCGGATTCTGGGCGCGCACGGATTGGTGGAAGTCCGTCGTGGCCGGCGAGGGGGGTCCTATGTATCGAACGAGCGATCAAATTCGCTCCTGAAGTCCTTGGATCTCTTTATCAAGAATCAGGACATTCGCTTTATCGACCTGGTATTCGCTCGTGAGGGCATCGAACCGGCAGCTGCAGCTCAGGCCGCTATCACCTGCACAAGGGAGCAGCTCGCGGATTTGAAGTTTCACAGCGAGGAGTGCGAACGACAGTGCGAAGATTTCGCGGGTTTCGTTGAGGCCAACCTTAAATGGCACACGTCAGTTGCGCGGGCGAGCAACAATCCTTTGTTTCTGGCGATTTTAACGTCACTAACCACCGCTCTTCACACGGCTACGAACCGCGAAGATTTCGACGTTGCGACCCGTCGCGCGGTCGTTGGTGTTCACTGGCAGATTTACGAGGCAATTCGAGCAGGGGACCCTAATGCAGCCCGGCGGAGAATGGCTCGGCATATTACTGCCTACCGCGAAAAGCTCTCTGCATCCAATCTCGAGGATCGGGATCCTGACTATGCCGCTTGA